TCGCGCACATCGTCATCGACGCCGTCGCGCACGCCGAGGAAGGGTGATCGTGGGAACGACCGAGAAGACCGTCGGGGTCCGCAGCACCCGCCAGCGCAGCGCCATCGCCGCCCTGCTCGCCGACATCGACGAATTCCGCTCCGCGCAGGAGCTGCACGACGAACTGCGCAAGCGCGGCGAGGGCATCGGGCTGACCACCGTCTACCGCACCCTGCAATCGCTGGCCGACGCCGGCATGGTCGACGTCCTGCGCACCGACACCGGCGAATCCG
This sequence is a window from Nocardia yunnanensis. Protein-coding genes within it:
- a CDS encoding Fur family transcriptional regulator, with the translated sequence MGTTEKTVGVRSTRQRSAIAALLADIDEFRSAQELHDELRKRGEGIGLTTVYRTLQSLADAGMVDVLRTDTGESVYRQCSTGHHHHLVCRQCGSTVEVEGPTVEAWADSIAAEHGFTDISHTMEIFGTCQNCGAKG